A genomic window from Anthocerotibacter panamensis C109 includes:
- a CDS encoding SDR family oxidoreductase has product MRMFVTGSTGLLGSNLIRLLTQQGHQVVALSRSSLKARRAFEDLDVQVVTGDIADIQGFAAQLAGCDVLFHTAAYFRESFQPGDHWQMLENINIKGTIQLLEAAAAHQVKKVIYVSSAGVIGMKPSGAPGDESTPPGIQAERNLYFKSKVLAEEAVFSFLRRSSLPVVLVLPGWMFGPGDAAPTSSGQLVLDYLNRNIPGILDGGAGIVDARDTAQAMLSAVERGRSGERYIVGGNFYTLAEILTLLHKVTSVPAPTLPIPRPMALAIAWGSELYSKLTGQPILISRDAVEGLQSKVWADSTKARHELGAQFRPLEETLRDEVAWYRSHGFI; this is encoded by the coding sequence ATGAGGATGTTTGTGACAGGCAGTACAGGTTTACTTGGCAGTAACCTCATCCGGCTACTGACGCAGCAGGGCCACCAAGTCGTGGCCCTCAGCCGCTCTTCTCTGAAAGCCAGACGTGCCTTCGAAGACCTGGATGTGCAGGTAGTAACAGGAGACATAGCAGATATACAGGGCTTTGCTGCCCAGTTGGCGGGCTGTGATGTCCTCTTCCATACCGCTGCCTACTTTCGGGAATCGTTTCAGCCCGGTGACCATTGGCAGATGCTTGAAAACATCAACATCAAAGGCACCATCCAACTTCTAGAAGCAGCCGCAGCGCATCAAGTAAAAAAAGTTATCTACGTCAGCTCCGCTGGGGTGATTGGGATGAAGCCTTCGGGAGCACCCGGAGATGAGTCCACCCCTCCCGGCATCCAGGCCGAGCGCAACCTGTATTTTAAGAGCAAAGTCTTAGCGGAAGAGGCCGTCTTTTCCTTCTTGAGGCGCAGTAGCCTACCTGTAGTCTTGGTCCTACCCGGTTGGATGTTTGGGCCGGGAGACGCCGCGCCGACCAGTAGCGGTCAGCTCGTCCTCGACTACCTCAACCGCAATATCCCCGGAATCCTCGATGGCGGGGCCGGGATTGTCGATGCCCGTGACACCGCCCAAGCCATGCTCAGCGCGGTCGAGAGGGGCCGCAGTGGTGAGCGCTACATCGTGGGGGGCAATTTTTACACGCTGGCGGAGATCCTGACGCTCTTACACAAAGTTACTAGTGTTCCAGCTCCGACTCTACCGATTCCTCGGCCTATGGCCCTAGCAATCGCCTGGGGCTCAGAGCTATATAGCAAGCTCACAGGCCAGCCAATCCTCATCTCTCGCGATGCCGTCGAAGGGCTCCAAAGCAAGGTTTGGGCTGACTCAACCAAGGCCAGACACGAACTAGGGGCGCAGTTTCGGCCCCTGGAAGAGACGCTACGCGATGAGGTTGCTTGGTACCGCAGCCACGGTTTTATCTAA
- a CDS encoding FAD-dependent oxidoreductase has translation MSQELYAVVGGGASGIAAAYFLRQQGIAAEVIEQDESLGGRTGTLQLGERSVAMGGKNIGRQYTLFRQFTQAMGDNPYEFFGLNSSQVRDGKLITIDGSRRVRSSLNFFKNCTSQDIFQFLQMCAQVKFNDRNGYLGGSYFSKLGEDRDEQPLSAHFSKEFCNRIVRPMSVRMNGAEPDEIYLGNFGSNLRMVLDNYDQLTRGLSPVLAQFARSGAVRLGTKVEGLLVQSGRVNGLRVLDHEGRHDLNYAGVILATPAPVSARLVEPHDQTLAQILAQVNYYPVAVLVAEYKRPIFSEQVRALVFDDREPISNANAYGVHDRHIIRYTFSGRTARRYLEIGADPERLLCIGEQALNRHIPVSSQERVRFVARQYTTGLCAYTPYFTRFAAQLEERVNRLPGLYITGDYLRGASVEACFRAGQVCARQVARFQSQQVPPSGAVRIATT, from the coding sequence ATGTCCCAGGAACTTTATGCCGTCGTTGGTGGAGGTGCATCCGGCATCGCCGCCGCCTATTTTCTACGGCAGCAGGGCATCGCTGCCGAAGTGATCGAGCAGGATGAATCTCTTGGGGGACGCACCGGTACGCTCCAACTCGGCGAACGTAGCGTTGCTATGGGCGGAAAAAACATCGGCAGACAGTACACCTTGTTTCGCCAGTTCACCCAGGCGATGGGGGATAATCCCTACGAATTTTTTGGGCTCAACTCCTCCCAGGTACGCGATGGCAAACTCATCACCATCGATGGCAGCCGACGCGTGCGCAGTTCCCTCAACTTTTTTAAGAACTGCACCAGCCAGGATATCTTCCAGTTCCTCCAGATGTGTGCTCAAGTGAAGTTCAACGACCGCAACGGCTATCTGGGCGGCTCCTATTTCAGCAAACTGGGCGAAGACCGCGACGAGCAGCCCCTCAGCGCCCACTTCAGCAAGGAATTCTGTAACCGCATCGTCCGGCCCATGTCGGTACGGATGAACGGGGCAGAGCCGGATGAAATCTATCTGGGTAACTTTGGGAGCAACCTGCGGATGGTCCTAGACAACTATGACCAGTTGACTCGGGGCCTGAGCCCGGTGTTAGCGCAATTTGCTCGGTCAGGGGCGGTGCGCCTGGGAACAAAAGTAGAAGGGCTTTTGGTCCAGAGTGGCCGCGTGAATGGGCTCAGAGTCCTAGACCACGAAGGCCGCCACGACCTCAACTATGCCGGGGTCATCCTCGCCACCCCCGCCCCTGTGTCTGCCCGTCTGGTGGAGCCTCATGACCAGACCCTTGCCCAAATCCTGGCCCAGGTTAACTACTACCCTGTGGCTGTACTGGTGGCGGAGTATAAGCGCCCCATTTTCTCCGAGCAGGTCCGTGCACTGGTTTTTGATGACCGCGAACCGATCAGCAATGCCAATGCCTATGGAGTTCATGACCGCCATATCATCCGCTACACCTTCAGTGGGCGCACAGCACGGCGCTATCTCGAAATAGGCGCAGACCCCGAGCGACTGCTGTGCATCGGCGAACAGGCCCTCAATCGCCACATCCCGGTCAGTTCCCAGGAGCGAGTCCGCTTTGTAGCCCGCCAGTACACCACAGGTCTGTGCGCCTATACTCCGTACTTCACCCGCTTTGCCGCTCAGCTAGAAGAGCGCGTCAACCGTCTGCCGGGGCTATATATTACCGGCGACTACTTGCGGGGAGCCTCGGTCGAAGCCTGCTTCCGGGCAGGGCAGGTCTGCGCCAGACAAGTTGCCCGCTTCCAGTCCCAGCAAGTGCCGCCGTCTGGTGCAGTGAGGATCGCGACGACCTGA
- a CDS encoding SMP-30/gluconolactonase/LRE family protein, whose protein sequence is MQQSRKKPPARFLGPWRWAGLLVGGALLLFLLLPSPIDPVEWTPPTKPVPTGVLTPNADLRQAQFLAQGDLKGPEDVAVDAQGRLYTGTSDGKIHRLTLDQNGQMLRREVFVDTQGRPLGLVFERQGNLIVADAKRGLLSVSPQGEITTLTVAVDGVPFNFVDDLDIGPDGTIYFSEASSRFGGHNERYDWPYDLFEARPHGRLLAYSPQTKTTRVLLKDLYFANGVTLSPRGDYVLVIESFRYRIARYWLKGPKAGTSDYLATNLPGIPDGLMSDRQGTFWVSIDAPRVDFLDWLHARPWLKAQLVKLPQSIWFDGNNRKRYGLVLALDETGAIVRSLHDPTGQVFMTSNVVPHDGYLYLGTLTGDYIGRYRLSKPKADP, encoded by the coding sequence ATGCAGCAGTCGCGTAAGAAACCACCTGCTCGGTTCCTCGGCCCCTGGCGGTGGGCTGGCCTTCTCGTGGGGGGAGCCCTTTTGTTGTTCTTACTGCTCCCTTCGCCGATTGACCCCGTTGAATGGACGCCCCCGACCAAGCCTGTGCCGACAGGAGTCCTCACCCCCAACGCCGATCTGCGCCAAGCCCAGTTCCTCGCCCAGGGCGATCTAAAAGGGCCAGAGGATGTGGCAGTAGATGCCCAGGGCCGTCTCTACACCGGCACCAGTGACGGCAAGATCCATCGCCTCACCCTCGACCAGAACGGGCAGATGCTCCGTCGCGAGGTCTTTGTGGACACTCAGGGTAGACCGCTCGGGCTGGTCTTTGAGCGCCAGGGTAATCTCATCGTGGCCGATGCTAAGCGCGGCCTGCTGTCTGTGAGCCCCCAAGGCGAGATTACCACCCTGACCGTAGCGGTAGATGGAGTGCCGTTCAATTTTGTGGATGACCTAGATATTGGCCCCGATGGCACCATTTACTTCTCCGAAGCTAGCTCGCGCTTCGGGGGGCACAACGAGCGCTATGACTGGCCCTATGACCTCTTTGAGGCCCGCCCCCACGGACGACTTTTGGCCTATAGTCCCCAGACTAAAACAACCCGCGTTCTACTCAAGGACCTCTACTTTGCCAATGGCGTCACCCTCTCGCCCCGAGGAGACTATGTCCTGGTCATTGAGTCCTTCCGCTACCGCATCGCCCGCTACTGGCTCAAGGGTCCGAAGGCTGGAACCTCTGACTATCTGGCAACCAACCTACCCGGTATCCCCGATGGCTTGATGTCTGACCGGCAGGGGACTTTTTGGGTCTCGATTGACGCTCCGCGTGTAGACTTTTTGGACTGGCTGCACGCCCGACCATGGCTGAAGGCTCAACTAGTCAAATTGCCCCAGTCAATATGGTTCGACGGCAACAACAGAAAGCGCTATGGCTTGGTCCTAGCCCTTGACGAAACCGGAGCGATCGTCCGCAGTCTGCACGACCCCACCGGTCAGGTATTCATGACCAGTAATGTTGTGCCCCATGATGGGTACCTCTATCTGGGCACTCTGACTGGAGATTATATCGGGCGCTACCGCTTGAGTAAACCCAAGGCGGACCCATGA
- a CDS encoding sulfotransferase family protein encodes MPKLEPISVTQQPLTLGSLTTWLRGLRQYGPIDSKYLPRALYVTLSSLVSSPLRLLEEMYFHLPLSTAQSAQPPVFILGHWRSGTTHLHQLMSLDPHLAYVSYLHACAPGLFLSNAGLVRMFLNQVLPATRPMDNVSLSPDSPFEEEFGLANLTDLSFCYGWYFPRIMQQSFRHTVLLDTATPQERDTWKRAYLHFLRKVSLATGGKRLVLKNPPNTARVKMLLELFPEAKFVHIYRNPYRVYFSMLGFYRKFLPLVTFQDIGLEQLEANIFWCYEQLMQRYLDEKAYIPASNLLEVCYEDLETAPLKTLEMIYQYLNLESFAQSKPIFAEYIAAQSNYQKNQYPSYDQVLLERIYKHWYLTIDLWGYKPPSSNIV; translated from the coding sequence ATGCCCAAACTTGAGCCTATTTCGGTTACGCAACAGCCCCTAACTCTGGGCTCTCTAACGACCTGGCTGAGAGGGTTACGTCAATATGGTCCCATTGATAGCAAGTATCTGCCTCGCGCGTTGTATGTCACGCTCTCCAGTCTGGTCAGTAGCCCCCTGCGCTTGCTGGAAGAAATGTACTTCCACCTGCCCCTCTCCACAGCACAGTCTGCACAGCCTCCGGTCTTTATCCTCGGTCATTGGCGCAGTGGCACAACCCACCTGCACCAACTGATGAGCCTGGATCCCCACCTAGCCTACGTGTCCTACCTGCACGCCTGTGCCCCAGGACTGTTTTTAAGTAATGCAGGTCTGGTCAGGATGTTCCTCAACCAAGTCCTACCGGCAACGCGGCCCATGGACAATGTCAGCCTATCTCCTGATTCTCCCTTTGAAGAGGAGTTTGGTTTGGCTAACCTGACCGACCTGAGCTTTTGTTATGGCTGGTATTTCCCCCGCATCATGCAACAGTCCTTCCGCCATACGGTACTCCTTGACACCGCCACGCCCCAGGAACGTGACACCTGGAAGCGTGCCTATCTGCATTTCTTGAGGAAAGTATCGTTGGCGACAGGGGGTAAGCGCTTGGTTCTCAAGAACCCTCCCAACACCGCACGGGTGAAGATGCTGCTGGAGTTATTCCCTGAAGCTAAGTTTGTGCATATTTATCGCAACCCTTACCGCGTCTACTTCTCAATGCTAGGGTTCTACCGCAAATTCCTGCCCCTTGTCACTTTTCAGGACATCGGCCTAGAGCAACTCGAGGCCAATATCTTTTGGTGCTATGAGCAGTTGATGCAGCGCTACCTAGACGAAAAGGCGTACATTCCAGCAAGTAATCTTTTGGAGGTGTGCTACGAAGACCTAGAGACTGCACCCCTAAAGACGCTGGAGATGATCTATCAATACCTAAATCTTGAGAGCTTTGCCCAGTCCAAACCGATTTTTGCCGAGTATATCGCAGCTCAATCCAACTATCAAAAAAATCAGTACCCCAGCTATGACCAGGTATTGCTGGAGCGCATTTATAAGCACTGGTACCTCACCATCGATCTCTGGGGATACAAACCGCCTTCCTCCAACATAGTTTGA